Proteins encoded within one genomic window of Pieris rapae chromosome 1, ilPieRapa1.1, whole genome shotgun sequence:
- the LOC111003890 gene encoding trypsin CFT-1-like: MLPIQILALCLTIASAASAPQQRIAGGSVAVITSYPFATALLRSKDYVTYSQVCAGSIINTKSVLTAASCFFGDSTSLWRMRVGSSWANSGGSVHVVTRVILNPYYNPRIQDGDIAIIQSSSNFIYSNSVRPASIAGVNYVLTDNQAVWAIGWGFTYNGGPPSEQLRQVQIWTVNQTVCKNRYRSLGQSVTDNMLCSGWLDVGSRDQCQYDAGGPLIHNNAVVGICSWGYQCGTPTYPGVNTRVSRYTPWIQANA, from the exons ATGCTGCCAATACAAATATTAGCTCTATGTCTTACTATTGCCTCGG CGGCTTCCGCCCCACAACAAAGGATTGCCGGAGGATCAGTGGCAGTTATAACTTCATATCCCTTCGCTACCGCATTATTGAGGTCCAAGGACTATGTAACTTATTCCCAAGTCTGCGCTGgttctattataaatacaaaatcagTTTTGACTGCGGCAAGCTGCTTCTT cgGTGATAGTACAAGTTTATGGCGGATGAGAGTTGGGTCAAGCTGGGCGAATAGCGGCGGGTCTGTCCATGTTGTAACCCGAGTAATCCTTAATCCTTACTACAATCCACGGATTCAAGACGGCGACATTGCTATCATCCAGAGCTCATCCAATTTCATTTATAGTAATTCTGTCAGGCCTGCCTCTATAGCGGGTGTTAATTATGTGCTCACCGACAATCAAGCAGTTTGGGCTATTGGTTGGGGTTTTACTTAC AATGGCGGTCCTCCTTCGGAACAACTACGGCAAGTGCAAATTTGGACAGTCAATCAGACAGTGTGTAAAAATAGATATAGATCTTTGGGTCAAAGTGTGACGGACAACATGCTTTGCTCCGGCTGGCTGGACGTGGGAAGCCGAGATCAGTGTCAGTATGATGCTGGTGGTCCCCTTATTCACAATAATGCTGTAGTGGGTATCTGTTCTTGGGGTTACCAGTGTGGTACCCCAACATACCCCGGTGTCAATACACGTGTCTCCCGTTACACCCCTTGGATACAAGCCAATGCCTAA
- the LOC111003891 gene encoding trypsin CFT-1-like: MRVLSIALTLCLAAVSASPQGRIVGGAVTTINEYPYVASALYSRNNVAWIQSCTGAIINNRAILSSASCYVGDPLSRWRIRVGSSNANSGGIIHNVFSIILNAGFNAVTRDNDIAIVRSSTQFTFTATVSSVSIAGANYFVPDYSPVWALGWGRIGQNAGPSEQLRRVQVWTVNDVTCRNAYRPLGFTVTDNMICSGWVNTGGRGQCAGDNGGPLIYNNLLVGVYTWGQECGSSRYPDINTKVSRYTQWIRNNA, from the exons atgcgtGTTTTAAGTATTGCCTTGACTCTCTGTTTGGCTGCTGTCTcag CCTCGCCTCAAGGGAGAATCGTCGGAGGAGCAGTTACTACAATCAACGAATATCCATACGTTGCTTCAGCATTATACTCCAGAAACAATGTAGCCTGGATTCAGTCTTGTACTGGAGCAATCATTAACAATAGAGCTATCCTCTCTAGTGCTTCTTGCTACGT AGGTGATCCATTGAGCCGTTGGAGGATTCGTGTGGGGTCTTCCAATGCTAACAGTGGTGGTATTATACACAACGTCTTTTCGATCATACTCAATGCTGGCTTTAACGCTGTAACAAGAGACAATGATATTGCTATCGTCCGATCCAGTACCCAGTTCACCTTTACTGCCACTGTTAGTTCTGTCTCGATTGCTGGTGCTAACTACTTTGTACCTGACTACTCTCCTGTATGGGCTCTTGGTTGGGGACGTATTGGG CAAAATGCCGGTCCCTCTGAACAGCTTCGTCGCGTTCAAGTCTGGACAGTAAATGACGTCACATGCAGAAACGCATACCGTCCTTTGGGCTTTACAGTCACCGACAACATGATTTGCAGTGGTTGGGTTAACACCGGTGGCCGAGGCCAATGCGCGGGAGACAATGGTGGTCCCTTGATTTATAACAATCTCCTGGTCGGAGTCTACACATGGGGACAGGAATGCGGAAGCAGTAGATACCCTGATATCAACACTAAAGTATCACGTTATACGCAATGGATTAGAAACAACgcttaa